The Plasmodium berghei ANKA genome assembly, chromosome: 12 region ttatgttgtaaaagaaaaaaaattagagcataatatatatgttatatcGAATTATAGCGCAAGCATACGATAAAAcaacaaaattttttttttttaaatattaccAATTTATAAACGTAATTCACACATGtgtttgataaaaaatgagaaaTTAACCATCAATTTTAATCCTCTTTTTATTAACCGCTTATGTGCtgagatatatttttttcaatatcaGCTGCTGGTTTTGTAGCATCCAAactaattaataaatttttatttttataataatttattaacgGTGTcgtttcatttttaaaaacccctaatcgtttttttaaaacttcCTCATTGTCATCATCTCTTTGAATTAGTGGTTCATTAGTTATATCATCTTTAAATGGTATTTTTGGAGGGTTTAGAGTTTTATGGTATATTCTACCAGAGGGTTTATGTATTAGTCTACCACATATTCTTTCTACTAATACTTCATCGGGtacattaaaataaaaaacaccatttaactttattttatttttatctaataatttatttaagtCTTCAGCTTGTTTTACATTTCGTGGATATCCATCTAAAATAAAACCTTTTTTGCATTGGGGcgattttaatttatcatcAACTAATGACAATACAAGCTCATTATCAACTAATTTACCTTCA contains the following coding sequences:
- a CDS encoding adenylate kinase, putative, with the translated sequence MNESLDKLSTIDLLNELKRRYACLSKPDGRYVFIGAPGSGKGTQSLNLKKSHCYCHLSTGDLLREAAEKQNELGNKIRSIINEGKLVDNELVLSLVDDKLKSPQCKKGFILDGYPRNVKQAEDLNKLLDKNKIKLNGVFYFNVPDEVLVERICGRLIHKPSGRIYHKTLNPPKIPFKDDITNEPLIQRDDDNEEVLKKRLGVFKNETTPLINYYKNKNLLISLDATKPAADIEKNISQHISG